The following DNA comes from Bacillota bacterium.
AGTGTGCCAGTGTGTACTTACCTTCCGCAGCACTTCTTATACTTTTTCCCACTGCCGCAGGGGCACGGGTCGTTGCGCCCGACCTTCTTCACCCTGCGCTGCGTAACCTGGCCCCCGCCAGACCCACCGGCGGCACCCAACCCGCTAGCGCCGGCGCCGGCAGCGGCACCGGACCACCCGCCGCCAGTGAGGATATAGCGCCGTGCGCGCGGCGCCTCCTCCGTCTTCTTGCCAACCCTGAACATCCACCTGACTACGTCTTCCTGGATGCTCGCTATCATCGACTTGAACATCTCAAATGCCTCGACCTTGTACTCGATGAGCGGGTTGCGCTCGCCGTAAGCCCGGAGCCCTATACCCTCCCGCAAGTCGTCCATGGCCTGCAGGTGGTCCATCCACTTATTATCAATTATCCTCAGCATCACGAGCCGCTCGAGCATACGCATCTGCTCGGCGCCTATCTCAGCTTCGCGGGCCTCGTATGCTTTCACGACGACATCCTCGAGGTAGCTGAGCAGCTCATCACGCTTCTTGCCATCCAGCAAGCCCTCATCCAGCTTCTGCGCCTGTGGCAGGGCGAAAACCTGCGCTACCCGCTCGCAGAGCCCGGCGACGTCCCATTCCTCGGGAAGCACCTTCTCATTTGCGTATACATCGAGCATGTTCTTTAGAACAGTCCGCATCATGTCGATGACGACGGGCTTCAGATCCTCGCCCAGCAGGACGCGCCGCCTCTGGTCATAGATGACTTCGCGCTGCTTGTTCATGACATCGTCGTATTCCAGGACCTGCTTACGAATGTCGAAGTTCCTGGCCTCGACCTTCTTCTGGGCCGACTCGATCGACTTCGAGATTCTCGGATGTTCGATCGGCTGGTTTTCATCCCAGCCAAGGCGGTTCATAACGTTGGTTATGAATTCGCCCCCGAAGAGGCGCATCAAATCATCCTCGAGCGATACGTAAAACCTCGATGAACCGGGGTCGCCCTGGCGCCCCGACCGTCCTCTCAGCTGGTTATCTATCCGCCTGCTCTCGTGCCGCTCGGTGCCAAGGATATGCAGCCCGCCGAGCTGGACTACCTTCTCATGCTCAGCGCTCGTTTCCCTCTTGAATTCGGCAACGAGCTCCTGGTATTTCTCCCGCGCGGCCAGCACCTGAGGGTCGCTCACGGGGCTGCGCTCCGCAGCAAGGGCGATGACGTCAGGGGGGTACCCCATGCCGCGCAGCTTCTGCTTCGCAAGGTACTCGGGGTTGCCACCCAGGATGATGTCCGTCCCGCGGCCAGCCATATTTGTGGCGATCGTAACGGCACCCAGGCGGCCCGCCTGGGCGATGATCTCGGCCTCCTTCTCATGATGCTTCGCGTTCAGGACCTGGTGAGGTATCCCTCGACGCCGGAGCATATCGCTGAGTATCTCCGACTTTTCGATGGAGATCGTGCCGACAAGCACGGGCTGCCCCTTTGCGTGCAATGCGACGATCTCTTCAACAACCGCGTTGAATTTTGCCCTCTCAGTCTTGTAAACGACATCAGGGTGATCGGTTCGTATCATCGGCTCGTTGGTCGGGATAACCACCACATCGAGCCCGTAGATCTTGCGAAACTCTTCCTCCTCCGTTGCCGCGGTGCCCGTCATGCCGGCCAGCTTCTTGTACATCCTGAAGTAGTTCTGGAATGTAATGGACGCAAGGGTCTGGCTCTCGTGTTCCACCTTGACGCTCTCCTTGGCCTCAATGGCCTGGTGAAGCCCATCGCTGTAGCGGCGGCCAAACATGAGCCTGCCCGTGAACTCATCTACGATGATGACCTGGCCGTCCTTGACAA
Coding sequences within:
- the secA gene encoding preprotein translocase subunit SecA; translation: MFEFVRNLFDFNEKEIRRLRDRVQVINGFESDIAGLPDDALRAKTGEFKERLANGASLDDILPEAFAVVREAAKRTVGMRHFDVQLMGGIVLHEGRIAEMKTGEGKTLVATLAAYLNALPGKGVHIVTVNDYLARRDAEWMGSIYRFLGLSVGVIVHGLDYEERRDAYNSDITYGTNNEFGFDYLRDNMVTDISQIVQRELNYAIVDEVDSILIDEARTPLIISGQAEESTDLYYQFARLVPRLKPEQDYTVDEKAHAVAITEEGVAKVEQWLKIDNLYDDANVELTHHLNQALRAHALMKRDRDYVVKDGQVIIVDEFTGRLMFGRRYSDGLHQAIEAKESVKVEHESQTLASITFQNYFRMYKKLAGMTGTAATEEEEFRKIYGLDVVVIPTNEPMIRTDHPDVVYKTERAKFNAVVEEIVALHAKGQPVLVGTISIEKSEILSDMLRRRGIPHQVLNAKHHEKEAEIIAQAGRLGAVTIATNMAGRGTDIILGGNPEYLAKQKLRGMGYPPDVIALAAERSPVSDPQVLAAREKYQELVAEFKRETSAEHEKVVQLGGLHILGTERHESRRIDNQLRGRSGRQGDPGSSRFYVSLEDDLMRLFGGEFITNVMNRLGWDENQPIEHPRISKSIESAQKKVEARNFDIRKQVLEYDDVMNKQREVIYDQRRRVLLGEDLKPVVIDMMRTVLKNMLDVYANEKVLPEEWDVAGLCERVAQVFALPQAQKLDEGLLDGKKRDELLSYLEDVVVKAYEAREAEIGAEQMRMLERLVMLRIIDNKWMDHLQAMDDLREGIGLRAYGERNPLIEYKVEAFEMFKSMIASIQEDVVRWMFRVGKKTEEAPRARRYILTGGGWSGAAAGAGASGLGAAGGSGGGQVTQRRVKKVGRNDPCPCGSGKKYKKCCGR